Part of the Trichoplusia ni isolate ovarian cell line Hi5 unplaced genomic scaffold, tn1 tig00002180, whole genome shotgun sequence genome is shown below.
CTCACGGGACTTCTACCTGTTCAGACTACAGTCTCAGATCTATCGGAAATCGGagatactatttttttgttctccTTTGATTCGTGTAAATACgatacgaaataataataatcgtgGCGTGTGGTCCGCAGTGCATGGAGGTGGGGTTCGAGGCGGTGGTGGGTCGCGCGGTGCGCACGGCGGGCGCGGCGGACGAGGCGCGCGCCGCGGCcacggcgggcgcggcgggcgcgtggcggggcgccgccgccgcgctggaCGCGCTGGCCGGCCGCCAGCGCCTGCTGGACGCGCACGCGCCCGCCTTCGCGCTGCCGCGGCCGCTGCCCTACCAGGGCGCCGCGCCCGACGCGCAGGACCAGGAGATGCTGGCGCTGCTGGGCGAGGCGGCGCCCGACGCGGCCGCGCCCGACGTGGCGGCCGAGCTGGCGCAGCGCCTGGCCATGCTGGACGCGGGCGCGCGCCAGCTGCGGGCCGAGTGCCGCGAGAACGCCAAGACGCTGGACGCCGCCGAGGCCGAGCTCATCAAGCAGGTGCGTGTCCCGCTGGATGCTTCCCCGGCTGGTGTGGGCGCGACCGCGGTTACTACTGCTCTGTTGTTGCCAGATGGAGGGCAGCGACTCGCAGTGGGACGTGAGCGGGCTGTtcggcgcggcgggcgggggcgcCAGCGCGCTGCCGGCGGCCGCGCCCCCGCTGCCCGAGGACCAGGAGGACTACTACCTCGCGGTGAGTCTCATGGTCGCCGACTGAACGTTTTTTTTAcgatattcatttgttttattttcatcttcaaCAACCATACATGGGAAACGTATTTTTCCTGCTTCTATTGGCTATGTGCGCGACGGTGGCGACGCGTAGCGTTTACAACATTTGCGGATTATTTGACATCTgtcaaataataacaatgtaaacattatagttttctttggaaatataaaaaaaaccaatgatTAAAATAGTATTGTTGACATTATTTTAGTGCAATTTATTGAATAGTTTTActgtaaaatgaatataataataagaaccGGGTTCCAACCACAAACTGAGACAAAAGGCAATAAATTAGTATTAGCCGAGCAGAATTTCCAGAAATTTGGAAGAACTGCGACATAACGTCCAGAGCTACTTAATACGAGCTCACATAATTCGTCAGACATCTGTGACACTAACACCATACAAAACCACTTTAAACGTGAGTAATGTTTACGTGATGCCAGAATGCTATTACATGAAAGtcatttcttattattttttattttttttgcagttaaCAATGCAACAACGGTCATAGTCCATTTCTTTGCTTTGATTTTGTACTGCAATCAACACATTTGACAGCTGACCATCCGCATTTGTTTCCAATTTCTGCCGTGTTGTGCGCTGCGGTCGTTATCTGTCCGCCACTACTCGCTTTGCTTATAGCCAATACGATAAGAAGTAGTAATAGaagactgataaacatacttaacaTAAACATTCTGAAACTGTTTGTTTGATTCGAGGTTGTGACTACTCAAACgaacgaattaaataaaaattaatgaagtAGTAGAATGTTGATACCTACAAATATTATCATCATGCTCCTGACAATGTCCAGGTGTGATAACAAATGAATCTTAATGTTACAGAAATTCCGTTCATACGTGTCGTGTGCGGGGCGGCTGGCGCGGCTGGAGAGCAAGGCGGCGGCGGTGCGCGGGCGGCTgctgggcgcgggcggggcgcgggggcgggcgggggcgcgcgcAGCCCGCCCACGCCGCCGCGCAGGGCGGCCGCGCGCCTGCGCCGCGGACAGTTCGCGGCGCCGCTGGACCTGCGCCTGCCCGTGGTGCTGACGTCATGCGTGCGCGTCATCGCCACGTACGGGCTGCGCCACCAGGGCATCTTCCGCGTGTCGGGCTCGCAGGTGGAGATGCAGGCCCTGCGCGCCGCCTTCGAGCGCGGCGAGGACCCGCTGGCGGGCGTGCGCGACGCGTCCGACATCAACTCCGTGTGCGGGCTGCTGAAGCTGTACCTGCGCGAGGTGCGGCCGCCGCTGCTGCCGCCGCAGCTGCAGGAGCGGCTGCTGCGCGTGGCGGCGCTGGCGGACGACGCGGCCTTCGTGCGCGGCATGCGCGACACGCTGGCGGCCTTACCGGCCCCCGCCGTGTTGGTGCTGCGCTACCTGTTCGCCTTCCTGGCGCACCTCACGGAGCACAGCGACCACAACATGATGGACGCCTGGAACCTGGCCATCTGCCTGGGGCCCACGCTGCTGGCCGCGTGGGGCGAGGGCGGCGCGCAGGTGGCCGCGCAGAACCTCGTCAACGAGCTCGTCAAGCGCATCATCCTGCACCACGCCGCCGTCTTCCCGCAGGACATCGCGCCCTACGCGCTCTACACCAGGCACAGGTGCTCGCTTATTTAACTGCTTCGGAAACCGTTTCCACTCTCACTTGcagtatttattgaataataaaacttcGTTCCATCCGGTGCCCCTTGACCTCTCATCAAGGGGCACTGGATGGAACGAAGTTTTTTGAGAATTttcactaattatatttttttattaacattatgtcataattatgtttatattgtaagtGAGGAGGAGGGCGGCGCGGACGACGAGGCGGACGAGCCGGACGCGGCGCCCGGCGAGCGCGACTCGCGCGACGCCCGCGACCGCTACGACGCACGCGACGCGGACGACGCGCCCGACTCGCACGACCAGCAGCAGTCGCACGACGCACACGACCCTACCGATGACCTGTCACTGTGCGATGTCGATGACGAAGACACAGGTGCTAAACATGAACCAATCATAATTTACTGTTTTACGTATTAGAACTGGGCAGCGACTACCTCTCAACAGCGCGCAGCATACGATGACACTTTGTCATATGTAGAATGTTGTACAAGAAAAAATACCTCGTCGGGCACAAAACTGACCTTAATTGGAGCATTAAAACTACTATATTAAATGGTTAAACAGTGGGTGGGTTCTGTGAGTTTTAAGATTAATACAGCCCGGCGAAATGTATGCATTTTTTGCATAGGTTAGCCAACCCTTCTCGCCGTCTAGTCATTACACTCATACACCCGGCGAAGCAGACTCGGCCTGCGCTCAGCCTGTATAgtgtactagctgttgcgcgctACTTCGTCTGCATGGTTAtgcatttttcttattttattattattagcctggaatgtcccactctTCTTCCATTTGTCTCTCTCATCCGCCGCGAcagaccagttcggtaagaacgaatctaGGTCATTCCGCCATCTCCGTCTGCCTGCCTGACGCCTTTGATGCATTTCTTATCACTGCTCTGCTCTGCATTGATGATAGCTTGAAGGTATATAACCCATATCCTTTCTCAACAAATGCGCTATCTGACgttaaaatatcttttgaaaTCCGAGTAATATCGCATCCTGGACAGTAATATGAATGTAAGTGGGGTCTCTAGCAACGACTTGGCGACTATTTTTCCTTTCTTACTTTATACGTTTTCGAGTTACTTATCTAGTAAAAGAGGCTATGCTTTGAAACCTCAGTTACTCGTTCAGTCTGTTTCCTATTTAGCCGAACATGTCACAGGGCAGCCTAAATTACGTAGGCGTAACTATAAATAGTGAAGCGGCATGATAAACTCCGCAAGATATTAAAGACACCCTGAAATCAGTCTTTACTGcactattgaaaaaaaacatgtgacGTAATAGACTACAttttgtacatacatacattcaaaAACCATTAGGTACCCTTTTTCGGACGCACTCGGGTAACAAAGATTGAGTTagaacaaatataaaatgtttctaataATGCTTTAAAACATTACGaacttaaattataacaacattttatcaATATCTTATTGTTTACATCTCCCAAATTAcgtgaacagtttttttttgtaaatttgaagCACTGCTTATTTGATTTATCGTGATTGGAGGCCTATGTAATTCTGCACATTGTAGGCAACGTTAATTCAACGTTTTGAATATGTATTATCATCTCTTTCAATAGAAGTTTCGGAGCCAGCATTGATATATTAGTTGAAAATAGTAATTAGtgaattatctatacttctatactatactaatatatgaagctgaagagtttgtttgtttgtttgtttatttgtttgaacgcgctaatctcaggaactactggttcaaattgaaaaaatctttttgtgttgaaaagaccattcaacgaggaaggctttaggctataaaccatcacgctgcggctaataggagcgaagatacaatggaaaatgtgaaaaaaaaaaaacagtcagtttatctcttctacccacggggacgaagtcgcgggcaacagctataaataataattagtgaaATATCAGCTTTATGGCATGACACATTTGAACTGAAGTACTTTAATTTAACTTGCCAACAAAAACATGCTGGATTTTAaggtttttcattttaaaaatgtaccaaaacatttttaaaaatgttgttttattttacttgagaAACAGCCACGCTCGACCTATATTGACTTGACAGAGAAATACAAATGGTTTTATTGTTAGGCAatagtggtttaaaaaaatattttgttgctttgacaattttttttatgtaaacggcgtgtttttttttgtaaattgtcgACAACACTGCCCGCTGCTAACTCTACGAGCAGTTACGGATTGGAAGTATctaaacaaaccataataatTGCATTACATTGTTACCTTCCATTGAAAGGCAATGCTTTTTATGGGTTTCTGTTTCTGATTGCCTATCATTACAGATGACATTAGCGATGAAGACTGTGAGAGCGGGGATTGGGGCGAACGCGACTCAGGAGAGTATAGGAGGTGAGCATCTGCCTCTGTGACGCGACCCCCGGCCGCgcgcgcgtgacgtcaccgccTGTTGCAGGTCGCGCAGCAGCGAgcgcgcctcgcccgccgcGCCAGCCGCctgcgcgcccgcgcccgcctgcGCGCCTGCGCCCGCCTGCGCGCCCCCGCCCACctgcgcgcccgcgccccctaCGCCCGCGCAGGTACCGCTCGAGACGCGCGTGTGACGCCGCTCCCATATGCTCCTGTTGGACTATTACGATGATTGTAGTCTATACATGTTCATACTATTTCGTTGCCTCCCTTTATGGATCCTTatgttaagtaataaataatcttaattttttatctatatatttaaCCATAGCTGGGCACTGTTAatcaatttttttgtcattttttttaaataatgaaatgatcAACTGGCACGAATTTTAGTTAGGGTGCCGTTAACTTCTTTAATTAACGGACAACGTGAAAATTGGTTATCGCCCAGCTATTGTATGTCTGTTATCATAAGGAGAAATAAGaacaatgaattaaaaaattaagGATGTTTGCTTGACGCaaatatgttgtgttttttaatttaatattaatagctACGGTGTGCGTCGCTTGTGCGGTGGCGTGTGGTTGCATGGCGCTGGTGGTGTGTGCGTGCCCTTAGGGACAAGAGCTAGTGTGTGTTATAACACCTAGCTGGCGCTCTTGCCCGTTCACCCAAAGAGAACCAAATCATGAAAGGGCTATAATACACTTTTCAATCAATGGGGTTCATGACTTAATTTTTGTGTTCCGGCAGATGGCACTCATGTAGCAATTATTGGTAATGCCGTacgaatagttttaaattatttgcattaaTAACCAATCCAGCCATGTACCCTATtgttattattgattttttttgcttatgtATATCTTTAGTGAGgcattattttgatatattatttcgCTTATGCAATATGTGACGTAACTATTATGTCAAAGGTACGCGTAAACAAATACGCGCGTGAGTCGCATCGGTCGCGGCTGTCGCGTCGGTCGCGTGTGTTGTAACCGCCATATCGAATGAAGACTGAACTATATCTAGAGGAAGACGTGCGTGCGCGTCGCCCCTCgacatattcataattttatttattataagtatataaggttttattatttgatttattgctAATATGGTGGGCGGTAGTTGATTATgtgttaataaagttattttcctgcatgtgtttgtttgattttgttttttatttactgtgtcCCCGGCCTAGGTtagtaattgaaaatgtattttgtttttggtttgaCAAGTCATAGTATGAAAATAAGTTTGGCGCAATGCACAAAAAATATGGTAGTAAAAGTGTTACGATTACATACAATGGCGCATGTATTTTtcgagtaaaaaaaaattatggacTTTATAACTTAAGTATGCAGATGTTTCATTATGATATGATATTAATGAATGTTTCGGATgagtacaatttattaaatgattctCGAATACGTCACGTTGAAATTGTGCATTAATgttaataagtaagtataaagCAGATG
Proteins encoded:
- the LOC113507475 gene encoding uncharacterized protein LOC113507475, with the protein product MLALLGEAAPDAAAPDVAAELAQRLAMLDAGARQLRAECRENAKTLDAAEAELIKQMEGSDSQWDVSGLFGAAGGGASALPAAAPPLPEDQEDYYLAVSLMVAD
- the LOC113507472 gene encoding SLIT-ROBO Rho GTPase-activating protein 2-like (The sequence of the model RefSeq protein was modified relative to this genomic sequence to represent the inferred CDS: added 104 bases not found in genome assembly), with protein sequence ALKLRHAHQLRERAAAADPPRQKKLKALDKELDKRRTRHNEARVRALRARADYVLSLEAANATLQRYYLDDIADIILCMEVGFEAVVGRAVRTAGAADEARAAATAGAAGAWRGAAAALDALAGRQRLLDAHAPAFALPRPLPYQGAAPDAQDQEMLALLGEAAPDAAAPDVAAELAQRLAMLDAGARQLRAECRENAKTLDAAEAELIKQMEGSDSQWDVSGLFGAAGGGASALPAAAPPLPEDQEDYYLAVKIPFIRVVCGAAGAAGEQGGGGARAAAGRGRGAGAGGGARSPPTPPRRAAARLRRGQFAAPLDLRLPVVLTSCVRVIATYGLRHQGIFRVSGSQVEMQALRAAFERGEDPLAGVRDASDINSVCGLLKLYLREVRPPLLPPQLQERLLRVAALADDAAFVRGMRDTLAALPAPAVLVLRYLFAFLAHLTEHSDHNMMDAWNLAICLGPTLLAAWGEGGAQVAAQNLVNELVKRIILHHAAVFPQDIAPYALYTRHSEEEGGADDEADEPDAAPGERDSRDARDRYDARDADDAPDSHDQQQSHDAHDPTDDLSLCDVDDEDTDDISDEDCESGDWGERDSGEYRRCRRASRRPPPPRPAGWPTRPTWCWTCRRAPRPTPPTRSRTTATRCASGACRPRPPVPARNTARVAAKFAELTLTGGSLKPALAAKPALLRRPTPHPAPHAPHAP